The DNA window AGTGCGCATACACAAGCAATTGTTACTTTTGCATTGTGTGGCTTTGCTAACTTATCATCGATAGCCATTTTACTAGGTGGATTAGGCGGTATGGCGCCTAGTCGGCGAAAGGATATCGCACGCTTAGGGCTCAGAGCAGTGTTAGCAGGATCTATGGCTAACCTTATGAGCGCAGCAATTGCTGGGTTTTTCCTCTCGCTAGCTTAGAAACTTAATGAGATGATCCATCTGTTGCAAAACAATAGGATAGCGCTTTAAGGGGTTAAAGCACTATCTGACTTGAACGATACTTCACCAAGGGCCGCAAGGCCCTTTTATCGTTTTAGTACCTCTACTTTTTAAATCCTTTTAATATCTTCGTTAATTCTCACGTTCTCTCTACGATTAATACCAATTCGCTTAATTAAGCAGTCTATTTTGAGGCTGGAAAAACGTGTTGATAGCAAGGCAAAAAATTTGCTATTTATTTGTTCTCGTCAATTGCTCCTGCATTGCTCTACCTTCTGCATCCATGCAGTCGTAAATGAGAATTTTTTAACGCAGGTAGCGACACGTTTAGCCCCGTAAAATGATTAAGTATTATTCAGCACAGGCAGAGTGTTAAGGTCATTATGCCGTAGCAGTTAATAACGGTGAAGAAATGCCTGAGAGACTAACGAGCAGTGAAATGCTATGCGTTTAGCTATGATGTCGGATAGCGATGAATTTAATTTTTAACATAACGTTTAATGTAAGGTTCATAGCCAGATTCTGCTTTAAGTTGCTTTAGAGCTTGATTAAAACGTTCCACCACCACGGGGGAGGCAGCCTTATTAAAACCAATATAATTGCCTTTTAGCTCATCTACATGAATTTGTTTAAGCTTTACTAGGTCATTCCTTGAATAGCCAAATGGTTCAGTTTGATGGCCAATGGTAAAGTCAGATCCAATAATTAAATCGATGCGTTTTTTAAAAAACAGTCGCATAAATGAGTCAGCTTCGCTAAATAACAATAAGTTTTTATCGGCTACAAACCCAAGTCGACGCACCAGCATTTCATAAATGTCACCTCGCACTATGCCTAGCGAGTAGTTTTTAGCTTGTGTGATGTCGTCCATCACAATATGTTCACTGGTTTTTAATTTATAAAAATAGGTTTGATTTGACACCAAAGGGCCAACCCATTCAAAAAGAGGCACTCGCTCTTGCGTTTTTGCTAAAGAAATAATGGCTGACTGTGGGTTATTTTGCACTAAATGGTAAGCGCGCTTCCAAGGTAGCATAATAAACTCGCACGCTATGGCTGCTCGCTCACAGGTATCTTTTACTATGTCATGATTGATACCGGCCAATTGACCAGTATTATCTTTAAAATTGTACGGGGGAAAACTTTCGGTATAAATAACCAGTTTAGGCTCAGCAGCCTGAATATTTTGGCTAAATAACAACCCTAAAGCTAATAATATAAATTTATAGATACACACCCCCTGTGGTTTAAGTATTAACTTTAACCTAGAAACCCCATAGAGACTATTAATTTATAGCACTGTTTATGATGTGAAAGTAGCAATGGACGTAAATAGAAACATAAATGACTGAAATAATGGAGCTGTGGTGGGCAGATCTTAAATTTTAGGCACAAAAAAAGCGCCTTAAGCGCTTTTTTTCATTTTACTTAAAAAGTAAAATTATAGAGCTGTGATGTTATCAGCTTGAGGACCTTTTTGACCTTGTGAAAGAGTGAACTCTACACGTTGGCCTTCAGCTAAAGTTTTGAAACCTTCGCTTTTGATTGCTGAGAAATGTGCGAAAACGTCTGGACCGTTTTCTTGCTCGATGAAACCAAAACCTTTAGACTCGTTGAACCACTTAACTGTACCTGATACGATGTTAGACATAGTATTATTCCTGATATAAAAATTAAATTGTGCCCTAGTGGGCGGTGTAGCAAAAAATGAGATGGTACTTAAAAACTTCAGGACGGTACTACAAGTATTACTTATACAACAACGAAATGGAGATTTATAAATTACATGCTTTCTTTCTAGCTGCGGCCTACTATATAGAGTTACAGTGACAAGTCAACCTTTTATGCAATTTAATTAATAAAATAACGCTCGTAACCCACTTTATACATTAAGTACTTGTTTAAGCAGCTTAAAACTCAAACTCTAACGCCATTCTAAAGCTATGATTCTTCTCTGACTGGCTGATTTCAGTAATAAAACCGGCTTCCCACTTTAATTGTTTTTGCCCATCAAAGCGGTGTAAACCAATAAACCCTGGACCAATACCCACAAAGTCTTCCCCTAAATACATTTCAATCGCGGGTTGAAATGCAGAACGATAGCGGTAACGATACTGCGCTCTAAACTCACTTTCCCACTCGTTTTCTATGTCTTGCCCCCACTCATACACTAAAAAAGCATTAAGCGTTAAACTGGCGCGACCTATCTCTTTTTCAACTACAAATCCCGTTGTGGCTTCAAAAACATCTTTGGTGTGTTGTTTTTCTAGTTCAAACAAAGCGCCCCAATCGGCCCATAATCGGCCTTGTTCTATTAGTTGCCATCTAAGCTCCAATTCATATGCTTGTAAGCCAAAGTCGCCGTTGTCGTCTCGCTCACCCACTAAATAACCTTCGAGTGCCATGGTATCGTTAATTGCCCCGCCCAACCCTAAACGCTGCGCTAAAATATTGCCGCTGTCAGTTTGGTGCGATACGAATCGCCATTCGACCTCGCGTTCAAACGGTAAAACGTACGGGTGATATACTTTATCCACCACCATTCCGTCGGCGTGCGCGTATGTGGGTATCAATAAACCAATTAACATAGCACCTGCAAATAACTTCATTGCCTTCATGATTGTTCCTTAGCCATTGATTTAGGAATAAAATAACAAACAGATAAAAAGACCACGCTGCTTAGGATATAACTTAAAACACTGGTTAAATTAGGTGTGGCCTCATAACCAATAAACGCACGCAACATACGCCCAAACTCTGAATTTTCGGTTAAAATAGCACGTAAATCCCAAACCGTTGCGGTTGTTGCTATCACATCAATTTGACTGGCTAAATCCAGTGCTACCACTAGTTTTGCTGCACTATTTAGTGCTAGTAACAGTAAAATAGAGGAAAGTCCGAAACGCTGTTTAATGGCACTCAATAAAAAGTACAGCAACACACTAAAACTACTACATATCCCAAGCCCTAAAAAAGTGCCAATAAATAAGCTTTGTGCCGCTTCGTTGCTTTGCCAAAATCCAATTAAATAAATTATGTAATGACTCAAATAAAGTGTCATCACACTCATAATTGCGATAATAAAAGCAGCTGTTGCTCGTTTAACGGCGTAGTGCAGTGCACTGAAAAAAATTAAAATACACAAGCCAATCTGAGTATATTCTAAACCTTGGTAATCGAACCAA is part of the Pseudoalteromonas sp. DL-6 genome and encodes:
- a CDS encoding cold-shock protein; protein product: MSNIVSGTVKWFNESKGFGFIEQENGPDVFAHFSAIKSEGFKTLAEGQRVEFTLSQGQKGPQADNITAL
- a CDS encoding iron transporter, whose protein sequence is MLITSLVMSLNQLLPVAILLILLQVIAKQSLLRLLGMLGLGIGLTFLFVKSAPIISPWFDYQGLEYTQIGLCILIFFSALHYAVKRATAAFIIAIMSVMTLYLSHYIIYLIGFWQSNEAAQSLFIGTFLGLGICSSFSVLLYFLLSAIKQRFGLSSILLLLALNSAAKLVVALDLASQIDVIATTATVWDLRAILTENSEFGRMLRAFIGYEATPNLTSVLSYILSSVVFLSVCYFIPKSMAKEQS
- a CDS encoding transporter substrate-binding domain-containing protein; amino-acid sequence: MLFSQNIQAAEPKLVIYTESFPPYNFKDNTGQLAGINHDIVKDTCERAAIACEFIMLPWKRAYHLVQNNPQSAIISLAKTQERVPLFEWVGPLVSNQTYFYKLKTSEHIVMDDITQAKNYSLGIVRGDIYEMLVRRLGFVADKNLLLFSEADSFMRLFFKKRIDLIIGSDFTIGHQTEPFGYSRNDLVKLKQIHVDELKGNYIGFNKAASPVVVERFNQALKQLKAESGYEPYIKRYVKN